The DNA region TAATGCCCAAGACATTAAAATCGGAACTTGTATCCGTATGGACAACAAGTTGTATTTTTGTATTGACTTCCTGCATGTAAAGCCGGGAAAAGGTAACACTTTCATGCGTGTTAAACTGAAAGACGTAGTAAATGGCTATGTGTTGGAACGCCGCTTTAATATCGGTGAAAAACTGGAAGATGTACGCGTAGAGCGTCGTCCCTATCAGTTCTTATATAAAGAAGGTGAAGATTATATCTTCATGAACCAGGAAACTTTCGATCAGCACCCCATTGCACACGACCTGATCAACGGTGTTGACTTCCTGCTGGAAGGTGCTGTGCTGGACGTAGTATCTGATGCTTCTACTGAAACTGTTCTTTATGCTGATATGCCCATAAAGGTTCAGATGAAGGTTACTTATACAGAACCGGGTGTAAAGGGTGACACAGCTACAAATACATTGAAACCTGCCACTGTAGAGTCCGGTGCAACTGTACGCGTTCCGTTGTTCATCAATGAAGGTGAAACAATTGAAATTGATACTCGTGACGGTTCTTATGTTAGCCGTGTGAAAGCATAAGCCCGTTCTCGTTACCATACATTATATAAGCTGCCTGTCAGGAGAATTAAACACTCCCGACAGGCAGTTTTTTTCTATTGCCAGTAAAAGAATACACAACTGGGAGAGATTATCGGAAAATAATGATCTATCTTTGTAAGCAATAAGTAATAGAATTGCAACATGAGTAAACTGATAAAGACAGACAACGAATATAAAGAGTGGATAGGCGAACTGAAACAGCGTATCCGCCAGAGTCAGATTAAGGCAGCGGTAAAAGTAAATACGGAGTTATTGAAACTATACTGGAGTATAGGAGGTGATATAGTCCGGTTAAAAGCGGAAGCAAAATGGGGAACTAACATAATGTCTCAAATTAGCTTAGACCTCAAAGAAGAATTCTCTAACTTAGGAGGATTTTCTGAAACAAACCTACGCTACATAAAAAGATTCTATTTATTTTATGGACAGAATCAGCCCCAAGTTGGGGCTAAAATAAAGTCAAAAAAGCAAGAACAACATAGTGGCACGATATACGCTGGATACAGCCAACCTGCCCATCGGCATATCAGAATATGACTTAAATCATCTCTTTCCCAAAGATTTCAAGAGTACCCTGCCCAGCATTGAAGAAATAGAAAACGAACTAAAAGATTAAGACCTATGAGATACTCCGTCATTATTCCTGTATACAACCGTCCCGACGAAGTGGACGAACTGTTGCAAAGTCTGACCGAACAGAGTTTCAAAGACTTTGAAGTCGTGATTGTGGAAGATGGCTCCTCCATTCCCTGCAAGGAAGTAGTGGACAGATATCAGGATAAACTGGACATACACTATTACAACAAACCGAATTCCGGTCCCGGACAAACCCGTAACTATGGCGCCGAACGAAGCGCGGGGGAATACCTGATCATCCTGGATTCCGACTGCATCCTGCCCGCAGGCTATCTTGCCGCCACCGAAAAAGAACTACAAGCCAGTCCTGCCGATGCTTTCGGCGGACCGGACCGGGCTCACGAGTCTTTTACAGATATACAAAAAGCCATCAACTACTCCATGACCTCTTTCTTCACTACCGGAGGCATCCGGGGAGGAAAAAAGAAAATGGATAAGTTCTATCCGCGCAGCTTCAACATGGGTGTTAATCGAGACGTATATGCCGCATTGGGCGGTTTTTCAAAGATGCGATTCGGAGAAGACATAGACTTCAGCATCCGGATATTCAAAAGCGGTTACCGCTGCCGGTTATTCCCCGATGCATGGGTGTATCATAAACGCCGCACGGACTTAAAGAAATTCTTCAAGCAAGTGCATAACTCAGGAATTGCGCGCATCAATCTATATAAGAAATATCCGGAATCACTGAAAGTCGTCCACCTCCTGCCCGCAGCATTCACACTGGGAGTAGCGGTACTGCTGCTTGGTGCTCCTTTCTGCCTTTACAGTCTGACGCCCATTGCTTTGTATGCACTGCTGGTATGCATAGACTCTTCCATCCAGAACCGAAGCCTGCGCATCGGCATCTATTCCATTGCCGCCTCCTTTATCCAACTCATCGGATATGGCACAGGCTTTTGGAGAGCATGGTGGAATCGCTGCATACTTGGCAAAGACGAGTTTGAGGCTTTCAAAAAAAACTTTTATAAATGATTAGCGATTAGTGACCAACATGGAGAAACTGACTATCAATCAGTGGGCGGAAGAAGACCGTCCGCGGGAAAAGATGATGCTAAAGGGGGCGGAAGCCCTCAGCGATGCCGAATTACTTGCCATCCTTATCGGTTCGGGGAACACAGAAGAAAGCGCGGTATCACTTATGCAACGGGTACTTTCCACTTGCGGCAACGACCTCAATCAATTGGGTAAATGGGAAGTGCAGGACTTTTCCCGCTTCAAAGGCTTCGGTCCCGCCAAGAGCATCACCATCATGGCAGCATTGGAACTGGGTAAACGCCGCAAGCTACAGGAACGTCCGGAACGTGCCACCATCCGCTCTTCCAAGGACATCTACGAAATCTTTCACCCGCTTCTTTGCGACCTGGCACACGAAGAATTCTGGGTTTTACTCCTTAACCAGGCCTCCCGCGTCATCGACAAATCCCGCATCAGCCGCGGTGGCATCGACCAGACTACCGCCGACGTACGCAGCATCCTGCGCGAGGCCTTAATACAACGAGCCACACAAATAGCTTTGATACACAACCATCCTTCCGGCAGCCCACGCCCCAGCACAGACGATCAACGCCTGACGCAACTTGTCCAAAAAGGCGCTCAGACAATGAACATCCGCCTCATCGACCACGTTATTGTAACAGACGGAAAGTATTACAGCTTTAACGATGAAGGAATGATTTAAGTGGCAAGTAGCCCCGGTAGCTTACCGCCATAGCCCAGCAACAACCTGAACATTAAGAGATAAGACAGAAAACATGAAAGGAAGCCATCCGGATCTTCCTTACCTCTCATGCACAAGATGGCATCTCGTACAACACAAGGTAGCATCTTACACAACACAAGATGGCATCTTGCGCATGAGAGGTAAGGAAGATTCAGATGAAAGGTAGTAATGCTTGATATACAAGCCAGTAATGTGCTTGATAAAAGCTCTTAATATTCGAGTTGCAGAGTGCCTGTGACAGGCTTTTTCAAAACCCGTTCCTTTGTAGTTTCAATTTATTTCTTTAGCTTTGCTTCACGAAGACGAGTTGCATCAGCATAATGCAAATAAATTTGCTTCCGCTTCCGGTTTCAACTATCTTTGCCTAACTAAAATGATACGAATATGACCAAGTTTGAAATAGAAGAAAAAATAGTAGCGATGCTCAAAACCGTATTCGACCCGGAAATCCCGGTAAACGTATACGATCTGGGACTTATCTACAAAATAGATGTCTCCGACAGTGGAGAAGTAAATATTGATATGACCTTGACAGCACCCAACTGTCCGGCAGCCGACTTCATCATGGAAGATGTGCGCCAGAAAGTGGAATCAGTGGACGGTGTATCTGCCGCCACCATCAATCTGGTGTTCGAACCGGAATGGGACAAGGATATGATGAGCGAGGAAGCCAAACTGGAACTGGGATTCCTGTAAGCAACCCCATTGCAAGTAATTACTGATTACTTGCATCCCATAATTTGCAACTAGTAATTTGTAATTCAACAGAATAGCACGGTTATGAAGAATGTATATTTCCTTTCGGACGCACACCTCGGCTCACGTGCCATCGAACACGGGCGTACACAAGAGCGCCGCCTCGTTAATTTCCTCGACAGTATCAAGCACAAGGCTTCTGCCGTATACTTACTGGGAGACATGTTTGACTTCTGGTATGAATTCAAGACCGTTGTGCCGAAAGGATATACCCGTTTTCTGGGAAAGCTGTCCGAACTGACGGATATAGGAGTGGAAGTGCATTTCTTCACAGGTAACCATGATATTTGGTGCGGCGACTATCTAACCCGTGAGTGCGGCGTCATCATGCACCGCGAACCACTTACCACGGAAATATACGGCAAGGAGTTCTATCTGGCCCACGGCGATGGTTTGGGCGATCCCGACAAGAAGTTCAAATTTCTACGCTCCATGTTTCACAGCGAATTTCTGCAAACCCTTTTCTCCGCCATACACCCTCGTTGGAGTATGGAGTTAGGACTGAATTGGGCTAAGCATAGCCGTCTGAAACGTGTGGACGGCAAGGAGCCCGACTATATGGGTGAAGACAAAGAATTCCTGGTGCTCTACACCAAGGAATACCTGAAAAGCCACCCGAATATCAATTACTTCATCTACGGACACCGTCACATCGAACTGGACCTGATGTTGAGCGCCACCGCCCGTGTCACCATATTGGGAGACTGGATTAATTATTTCTCCTACGCCGTATTCGACGGTGAGAACCTCTTCCTTGAGAACTTTATTGAAGGAGAAACCAAACTATAATCCATCCCGGAAGCCCCCCTTAAAGCACCAACCAACCGCCCAATCTGCTATGAACCTTTTAAGACTGAAACACCATTTCGCCGGATGTTTGCTTGCCGCAAGCACCCTTCCGGCATGGGGACAATCCGCCCCTACCCTTGCTATCCGCATCGATGACCTTGGAGCTTTCCATTCCGTCAATGAAGCTTGTATTCAAACTTATCAGTCGGGCATCGCCCGCTCAGTAGAAGTGATGCCTGTAGCCGCCTGGTATCCGGAAGCCGTTCGTCTGCTGAAAGAAAATCCGGGATTGGATGCCGGACTGCATTTAGTCATTACCAGCGAATGGGAAAATGTGAAATGGCGCCCCCTGACGCATTGTCCCAGCCTGACGGACGAGAACGGATATTTTTATCCGATGATGGGGGCTAATCCGGCCTATCCGGGACAGTCGGTTATGGAAAACAAATGGGATATAAAAGAGGTGGAGCAAGAATTCCGTGCACAGATAGAAATGGCACTGAAGAACATTCCCCAACTCAGCCACATGACAGGGCACATGCTGTCCACCGGATTCACGAAAGAAGTGAACGAATTGGTGTTGCGACTGGCAAAGGAGTACAACCTCCCTTCTATTGATCGCATGGATTCACCCGAAGATTATCGGTTCACCTATATCGGGTATGATGGCCCGAGCCGGACATCTGCTGAAAAGGAAGAGAGCTTCATCCGCTCCCTGAACAAACTGGAAGCAGGTAAACGATATCTGTTCCTCGACCATCCGGCACTGGATAATGAAGAAATGAGAACCGTCTTTCATATCGGCTACGAACAAGTAGCACTCGACCGGCAAGGAGTGACAGACCTCCTCACCAGCCCGCGCGTAAAGCAAGTCATTGAAGATAAAGGCATCAAACTAATTTCCATCAACCAGTTGACAAAAGGACTTCCACGTAGCACCGCCTCTAAAAAACTGGAGAAAGCTATGGAGAAATATCTGGATGCAGTGCAGAAAGCTAACCAGGACCTACACAGCATCATGATAGTGCAACATGGCTACGTGCTTGCCGAAAAGTGGATAGGTGAAGGGAAAGAAGATGAGCCGCACATTCTGAACTCTGTCAGTAAGACATTTACTGCCTCGGCTGTAGGACTCCTCATTTCAGAAGGAAGGCTAAATCTGACGGATAAAGTAATCTCTTTCTTCCCGGATAAGCTACCCGCAAACATCAGTGAAAACCTAAAAGCCATGACTATCCGCGACTTACTGACTATGACTTGCGGATATGATACAGCCCCGAGCGTCAATACCCAGCAGGCTACTGAAACTCCCGCCAAGGATTGGGTGGAGCTGTTCCTCGCTCATCCCGTAGAACATAAGCCGGGCACTTTCTTTGCTTATAACAGTCTCGGAACCTATATGCTTTCCGCCATTGCGCAGAAAGTGACCGGAGAAAAGTTAGTGGATTATTTATATCCACGACTGTTCCGTCCACTGGGCATCGTCAATGTAAAGTGGCAGGAAAGCCCGCAAGGAATCAATTGCGGCGGCTGGGGACTATACCTCAAAACCGAAGACCTTGCCAAGATGGGACAACTCTTCCTGCAAAAAGGGAAGTGGAATGGTCGGCAAGTGCTGTCGGAAGAATGGGTTGCTGAAGCTTCCGCCCGTGCCGATGGGGCCAACGGACAATATATCCTCGTAATTCCTGAAAAAGACGCCGTTATTGCCGTTACAGCACATATCGGAGACATGCAGGCTGAACCGGATCTAATCTGGAAATACCTGCTTCCGGCACTGTAAACAGATGCTTCGTCTATTTAATCTTCTGTAAATGACCACAAGAAAAGGGAAATGTACAAAACCTTTTTCACCATAACCTTGTAATATATCCATAAACCATTTAAAATATACAGTCATGGATGATTTGATTTACAGAAACAATGCGATTGCCGAAGAGAATATCGACCCGCATGGCCGTCCGGCAAAGGACGAATTTGAAGAATTCAGCGAAGAAGTTTCCGAACATACGGACCTTGGATACAAGGAACAGAAAGTAAAGTCCGCAAAGGACCGTAAGAAACGTCTCAAAGAAATGGACGAAATAGTCAAGGAAGAAATAAAGTAGTTACAAGCTACGAGCTACAAGTGCCATGCGGCATAACCGCGCAACCCACTTGTAGCTCGTAGCTTGTAACTCGTAACTCGTAACTTACTTATATCCCGCAACTTTTGCTATACGTTTCGGGATTTCCGTATTATCATACTTACCGGCAAATTCCTTAGAACCTGCACCTACTGCATATACCGGCACATACTCTGCTGTGTGACTGCCACTTGTCCAGCCTATCATGGCAACCTGGCTCATCACTTTTTTTGCGGTAGCAGCCAGCGGTTCAGTTTTCGAATAAAGAGTTTCTTCGAACACAACCTTATTCTTTACGAAGGATTGCTCAAATTCATCACGCAACATCTTCTCCTGTTCCCAAGTCAAAGGCAATTCTTTCCAGAAGCTCATCTTTTCTACCAACAGAGCCTTGGCATCTTCCCAAGTTACATTATGACCTTTGGCTTTGCGCAAATCCGTGATAGCAGTAGAAAGTAAATCCTGAGATTGTTTCTGGTTCTTCAGAGCCTTCAAATGTAATTCATACTTGCCTGTACCCAGTCCCAAGCCACCGGTTTCATGGTCGGCAGTTACTACAATCAGAGTTTCTTTCGGATGTTTTTTATAAAACTCATAAGCCACTTTAATGGCATTGTCCATATCAATCACTTCCTCGAAAACTGTGGCAGGGTCGTTGCTATGGCAAGCCCAGTCGATCTTTCCACCCTCCACCATCAGGAAGAAGCCCTTGTTCTTGCCTTTGGTCAAGAAAGAAACAGCGCTTTCTGTGATTTCAGCGAGGGTCATATCGCCGTCTTTACGGTCAATGGAATAAGGCAGACAAGAAGGATTAGCACCGTCTTTCTGAATAAGAATCATCTTATCAGCCTGGGTGGATTTAACCTTAAAGTCATCAATACCTTTCGCAATGGTATAACCGGCCTCCTCAATGATCGGGAAAATGCTCGGAGCTTCTTTCTTATCAGCGGTAGTAGTAGGCTTCAGAAAACCACCACCTGCATAGAAGTCAAAGTTAGCCTTCGGTAAGTCAAGGGCTATTTCGTAATACATGTTACGGTTAGGCTGATGAGCATAGAAAGCGGCAGGAGTAGCATGGTCCACACTGACACTGGTAGTTACACCAACTTTCTTCCCAGCTTTCTTAGCTTTTTCGGCAACCGTTTGAATCACATTCTTCTGGTCGTCCATACCGATGGCACCGTTATACGTCTTCACTCCGGTAGCCAATGCAGTTCCGGCAGCGGAAGAGTCCGTAACCGAATTAGTGGCAGAGAAAGTAGTGGCAACACCTACAGCCGGAAACTGAGTGAACAGCAACGGCGTCACGCCAATGCGTCCCTCCTGTTCAGCCAGGTACATTTCCGTACCGTTTACCTGGTTTACTCCCATTCCATCACCAATGAAATAGAATACATACTTTGCCTGTTGCGCATACGTCACACCTGTCAACAGGACAAAGAGCAATACATACATGAATCGTTTCATAAGTTGGTATATTTAACGTAGTTTGAATAAATGTCGTTTTCTTTTAAATGACAAACAAAGATAAGGAATTTAACTCAGTACCGGAGCAGATATTGTTAAAAAAATAAAGCCGGAAGGCAATCCGCATTGCTTCCGGCATTATTGTTACATCGCAATTGCGATGCTATCTACTCTAAAAAGGATTATTTCTTGTTCAGGATAGCCATTGTATCCGAAGCAATCATCAGCTCTTCATCAGTCGGGATTACCACAACTTTCACCTTAGAATCTTCAGCAGAAATCACAGCTTCTTCGCCACGTACCTTGTTCTTCTCCAGATCCAACTTCACGCCCATGTATTCCAAACCTTCGCATGCACCGGAACGGCAAGAAGCCTGGTTTTCGCCTACACCACCGGTAAATACGATGATGTCTACGCCACCCAAAGCAGCAGCATAAGCGCCGATATACTTTTTGATACGGTAGAAATACATCTTTTCGGTCAGGTCGGCCATTTTATTGTTACCGGCAGCAACGGCAGCCTCCAATTCGCGCATGTCACTGGACACACCGAAGATACCCTTTACACCGCTCTTCTTATTCAGCAAGTCAGATACACCGGCAGCTGTCAGATTCTCTTTTTCCATGATGAAAGTCACGGCACCGGCATCAATGTCACCACTACGGGTACCCATCATCAGACCTTCCAGCGGAGTCAATCCCATGCTTGTATCTATGCTTTTACCATCTTTAACGGCAGTGATAGAGCCACCGTTGCCAATGTGGCAAGTGATAATCTTCTTTCCTTCCGGACTCACTCCCAGATACTCACACACGCGTTGTGAAACATAACGGTGAGAAGTTCCGTGGAAACCGTAACGACGTACACCATATTTCTTATACAATTCGTAAGGAATAGCATAGAGGTATGCATAGTCCGGCATAGTTTGATGGAACGCTGTATCGAATACACCGATTTGCGGCACATTCGGCAATATGGCAGAGATAGCGTTTACACCTTTCAGATTAGCAGGATTATGAAGCGGAGCCAGGTCATTGCAAGCCGTGAAAGCATCCAGAACTTCCTGTGTCAGCAACACAGATTCACTGAACTTCTCACCACCATGCACCATACGATGACCTACTGCGTTGATTTCATTCAAAGATTTGATAGCGCCAAATTCAGGGCTGGTCAGTGTATCCAGAATAAATTCCACACCTACGGTATGTTCGGGAATATCTTTCTCCAGAACTTTCTTTTCACCGTTAGGTAAAGTAAACTTCAGGAAAGACCCCTGAAGGCCTATTTTTTCGATACCACCCTGTGCGATCACTTCTTTATGATCCATATCAAACAACTTGTATTTGATGGACGAACTACCGCAGTTCAATACTAAGACTTTCATTTTATATATTCAGATTTAATGGTTATTTTTGATTCTTTGCTGCAATAGCCTGGTTGGCAGTAATTGCAATCATGCGATAAACATCTTCGATGGAGCAACCGCGTG from Bacteroides sp. MSB163 includes:
- a CDS encoding UDP-2,3-diacylglucosamine diphosphatase, translating into MKNVYFLSDAHLGSRAIEHGRTQERRLVNFLDSIKHKASAVYLLGDMFDFWYEFKTVVPKGYTRFLGKLSELTDIGVEVHFFTGNHDIWCGDYLTRECGVIMHREPLTTEIYGKEFYLAHGDGLGDPDKKFKFLRSMFHSEFLQTLFSAIHPRWSMELGLNWAKHSRLKRVDGKEPDYMGEDKEFLVLYTKEYLKSHPNINYFIYGHRHIELDLMLSATARVTILGDWINYFSYAVFDGENLFLENFIEGETKL
- a CDS encoding glycosyltransferase, with product MRYSVIIPVYNRPDEVDELLQSLTEQSFKDFEVVIVEDGSSIPCKEVVDRYQDKLDIHYYNKPNSGPGQTRNYGAERSAGEYLIILDSDCILPAGYLAATEKELQASPADAFGGPDRAHESFTDIQKAINYSMTSFFTTGGIRGGKKKMDKFYPRSFNMGVNRDVYAALGGFSKMRFGEDIDFSIRIFKSGYRCRLFPDAWVYHKRRTDLKKFFKQVHNSGIARINLYKKYPESLKVVHLLPAAFTLGVAVLLLGAPFCLYSLTPIALYALLVCIDSSIQNRSLRIGIYSIAASFIQLIGYGTGFWRAWWNRCILGKDEFEAFKKNFYK
- a CDS encoding DUF1016 N-terminal domain-containing protein; this translates as MSKLIKTDNEYKEWIGELKQRIRQSQIKAAVKVNTELLKLYWSIGGDIVRLKAEAKWGTNIMSQISLDLKEEFSNLGGFSETNLRYIKRFYLFYGQNQPQVGAKIKSKKQEQHSGTIYAGYSQPAHRHIRI
- a CDS encoding metal-sulfur cluster assembly factor, translated to MTKFEIEEKIVAMLKTVFDPEIPVNVYDLGLIYKIDVSDSGEVNIDMTLTAPNCPAADFIMEDVRQKVESVDGVSAATINLVFEPEWDKDMMSEEAKLELGFL
- the radC gene encoding RadC family protein, whose product is MEKLTINQWAEEDRPREKMMLKGAEALSDAELLAILIGSGNTEESAVSLMQRVLSTCGNDLNQLGKWEVQDFSRFKGFGPAKSITIMAALELGKRRKLQERPERATIRSSKDIYEIFHPLLCDLAHEEFWVLLLNQASRVIDKSRISRGGIDQTTADVRSILREALIQRATQIALIHNHPSGSPRPSTDDQRLTQLVQKGAQTMNIRLIDHVIVTDGKYYSFNDEGMI
- a CDS encoding ChbG/HpnK family deacetylase, translating into MNLLRLKHHFAGCLLAASTLPAWGQSAPTLAIRIDDLGAFHSVNEACIQTYQSGIARSVEVMPVAAWYPEAVRLLKENPGLDAGLHLVITSEWENVKWRPLTHCPSLTDENGYFYPMMGANPAYPGQSVMENKWDIKEVEQEFRAQIEMALKNIPQLSHMTGHMLSTGFTKEVNELVLRLAKEYNLPSIDRMDSPEDYRFTYIGYDGPSRTSAEKEESFIRSLNKLEAGKRYLFLDHPALDNEEMRTVFHIGYEQVALDRQGVTDLLTSPRVKQVIEDKGIKLISINQLTKGLPRSTASKKLEKAMEKYLDAVQKANQDLHSIMIVQHGYVLAEKWIGEGKEDEPHILNSVSKTFTASAVGLLISEGRLNLTDKVISFFPDKLPANISENLKAMTIRDLLTMTCGYDTAPSVNTQQATETPAKDWVELFLAHPVEHKPGTFFAYNSLGTYMLSAIAQKVTGEKLVDYLYPRLFRPLGIVNVKWQESPQGINCGGWGLYLKTEDLAKMGQLFLQKGKWNGRQVLSEEWVAEASARADGANGQYILVIPEKDAVIAVTAHIGDMQAEPDLIWKYLLPAL
- a CDS encoding alkaline phosphatase → MKRFMYVLLFVLLTGVTYAQQAKYVFYFIGDGMGVNQVNGTEMYLAEQEGRIGVTPLLFTQFPAVGVATTFSATNSVTDSSAAGTALATGVKTYNGAIGMDDQKNVIQTVAEKAKKAGKKVGVTTSVSVDHATPAAFYAHQPNRNMYYEIALDLPKANFDFYAGGGFLKPTTTADKKEAPSIFPIIEEAGYTIAKGIDDFKVKSTQADKMILIQKDGANPSCLPYSIDRKDGDMTLAEITESAVSFLTKGKNKGFFLMVEGGKIDWACHSNDPATVFEEVIDMDNAIKVAYEFYKKHPKETLIVVTADHETGGLGLGTGKYELHLKALKNQKQSQDLLSTAITDLRKAKGHNVTWEDAKALLVEKMSFWKELPLTWEQEKMLRDEFEQSFVKNKVVFEETLYSKTEPLAATAKKVMSQVAMIGWTSGSHTAEYVPVYAVGAGSKEFAGKYDNTEIPKRIAKVAGYK
- the efp gene encoding elongation factor P codes for the protein MINAQDIKIGTCIRMDNKLYFCIDFLHVKPGKGNTFMRVKLKDVVNGYVLERRFNIGEKLEDVRVERRPYQFLYKEGEDYIFMNQETFDQHPIAHDLINGVDFLLEGAVLDVVSDASTETVLYADMPIKVQMKVTYTEPGVKGDTATNTLKPATVESGATVRVPLFINEGETIEIDTRDGSYVSRVKA
- a CDS encoding acetate kinase; amino-acid sequence: MKVLVLNCGSSSIKYKLFDMDHKEVIAQGGIEKIGLQGSFLKFTLPNGEKKVLEKDIPEHTVGVEFILDTLTSPEFGAIKSLNEINAVGHRMVHGGEKFSESVLLTQEVLDAFTACNDLAPLHNPANLKGVNAISAILPNVPQIGVFDTAFHQTMPDYAYLYAIPYELYKKYGVRRYGFHGTSHRYVSQRVCEYLGVSPEGKKIITCHIGNGGSITAVKDGKSIDTSMGLTPLEGLMMGTRSGDIDAGAVTFIMEKENLTAAGVSDLLNKKSGVKGIFGVSSDMRELEAAVAAGNNKMADLTEKMYFYRIKKYIGAYAAALGGVDIIVFTGGVGENQASCRSGACEGLEYMGVKLDLEKNKVRGEEAVISAEDSKVKVVVIPTDEELMIASDTMAILNKK